The window AGCGCCTCGGGCGGGCAGTTGTGCCTGAGGGCGCACGCCGTGGCCGATGGCTTGCGCATCGAAGTGATCGACGACGGGCCTGGCATCCCCGAGGCCGAGCGCGAAAGCGTGGTGCGGCGTCTGTATCGCGGCGATGCCAGCCGCCAGCAGCCAGGCTATGGGCTCGGCCTTTCGCTGGTGGCCGCCATCGTCCGGTTGCACGCGTATAACTTGAAGATCCAGGCGTCTGAGTCGGGCGGCACGCGGGTGATCATCGATTGCCCACAGGCTTAGCTAAGCGATTGCCGCACTTAAACTTTTCTTAACTTTGCTTCATTTGAGACGGGGCAGGTCCTCACCTACTTTGGCGGACCTTTCGCCAACCCGGACTTGCTTGCTGTGAAACCTCTGATATCGCGGATCAGCCTGCTAGGCGTCTGCACCCTGTGGGCGAGCCTCGCCCTGGCGGCACCCACGCCGGGCGCCATGATCCCTTCACCGCCTCAGTTGTCCGCCAAAGCCTGGGTGCTGATGGACGCCAACACCGGCCACGTCATCGTCGAGCAGGATGCTGACGAGCATTTGCCACCGGCCAGCCTGACCAAACTGATGACGGTTTACGTGGCGACCCGGGATATCCAGGCCGGGCGCTTGAAGGAAGACGAGCAAGTGACGGTCAGCGAAAACGCCTGGCGCACCGAGGGCTCGCGGATGTTCCTGGACCCCGGCAGCAGCGTCAGTGTGCATGACCTGTTGCAAGGCATCGTCATCGACTCGGGCAACGATGCCAGCGTGGCGTTGGCCGAACATATCGCAGGCAGTACCGACAGCTTCGCCAGCCTGATGAACAAGACCGCGCAGAGCCTGGGGCTGGACAACACCCGATTCGCCAACCCTACCGGCCTGCCGGAACCCGGCCATTATTCGTCGGCCCATGACATGGCGATCCTGGCCCAATCGATCATCAACGATGAGTCGGCGTACTACCCGCTCTATAAAAAGAAGCACTTCACCTGGAACGGCATCCGGCAGCCCAATCGCAACCTGCTGCTCTGGCGGGACAAGACGGTCGATGGCCTCAAGACCGGGCACACCGAAGCGGCGGGTTACTGCATGGTGACCTCCGCGGTGCGCGATGGCCGACGCTTGATTACCGCCGTGTTCGGCTCCAGCTCGGCGGCGTCGCGGGCCAGCGACACCCAGAAACTGCTGACCTATGGTTTTCGTTTCTACCAGAACCACACCCTCGAAAAAGCCGGGGAGCCGCTGAGCCAACCGAGACTCTGGAAAGGCGAGAAGCGCGTCGTGGCCGTCGGCGTACTCGACGACCTCACCCTGACCCTGCCCAAAGGCCTGCCCGACCCCGAGCGCCGAATCCACATCAACACCCCACTCATCGCCCCGGTGGCCCAGGGCGACGTGGTCGGCACACTCGAAGTCTTCGACCGCGACCAGAAACTCGCCACCCGCCCACTGATCGCGCTGCACAGCGTTGAAGCCGGAAACTGGTGGACCCGCTGGACCGATGCCGTGCGGCTGTTGTTGCAAAAGTGGTTTGAGGGATTTGGGGAGGATTGAAGGTCTGGTCGAGGGGCGATGGGGCGACGCGGTTGCTGGGCGTGTAAACCGAAACCTGTGGGAGCGAATTCATTCGCGAAGGCGTAGGGTCAGGCACTGATGCATTTCAGGTCGGACGCCTTCGCGAATAAATTTGCGCCCATGGAAAATGCGCCCACGTGTAGGGATGCTGTTTTCGATGGCTGCTGGCGGGATGAAGCAGGAGGGATTTTGAAGCTTGAAAAAATGGAGCGGGTGGAGGGAATCGAACCCTCAACTAAAGCTTGGGAAGCTTTCGTTTTACCACTAAACTACACCCGCTTTGGAGCGGCTGACTTTGTACCAGAATGGCACGCTGATTTGAAGCGCTAATTTCTCGGCACCTGTATTTTTCCCGCCTGCTTCCCCCTCGAAACCCTCGACTCCGATCACAGCCCATTCGCCAGTTCTGGTGGGTGTTGCGCTGGCGAATGGGTGTGCGTGTGCGGTCGGATACGCGCTTCACAGGGCGAAGGCATGTACGGTCTGCACCTGTTTGAAGTGGTAGGTCGAGCGGCTCGGTGCCGGGGTTTGTGGGGTGAGGAAGTCCATCAGGGCGAAACGCGAGTCGCGGCAGGCGGCCTTGTGTTCCATGTCCAGAAAGTGCCCGGTGCTTTGCACGGTGCTGAAGCTGCTGTTTTGCACCACCGGCGCGAACAGCCTGGCATCGGCAGCGCTGGTGTATTCATCCCATTCGCCATTGAGGAACAGCACCGGCACGTTGATGTTCTTCGCGGTGCTGAGGTAATTGTGCGGGTCGAGGTTCAAGACGTCATTGATGTGGAAGTGCATCTGATCGTATTCGTGAGTGTCCAGGTTGCTCACGTGGCGATGGTTGAAGCGCTTGAACAGTGGCGGCAGGTGCTTGCCGATGGTGCTGTTGACCAGGTTGCCGACCTCGTAGCGATCGTGGACGCTCAGGTGTGTGATGCCACGTTCCAGGTAATCGCGCATGTGCTCGTTGATCACTGGCGAGAATGAGCTGATGACTGCCTTTTCGATCCGTTTTGGGCGGTGCGACAGGGCCACCAGCGCGGCGGCGCCACCCCACGAGAACGACATGATGTGCTCGGCGTTGAAGTGGTCGATCAGTTCCAGCAGGATCTGGCCTTCCAGCTCCTTGGTCAGCGGCCGCTCGTTGATG of the Paucimonas lemoignei genome contains:
- the dacA gene encoding serine-type D-Ala-D-Ala carboxypeptidase — encoded protein: MKPLISRISLLGVCTLWASLALAAPTPGAMIPSPPQLSAKAWVLMDANTGHVIVEQDADEHLPPASLTKLMTVYVATRDIQAGRLKEDEQVTVSENAWRTEGSRMFLDPGSSVSVHDLLQGIVIDSGNDASVALAEHIAGSTDSFASLMNKTAQSLGLDNTRFANPTGLPEPGHYSSAHDMAILAQSIINDESAYYPLYKKKHFTWNGIRQPNRNLLLWRDKTVDGLKTGHTEAAGYCMVTSAVRDGRRLITAVFGSSSAASRASDTQKLLTYGFRFYQNHTLEKAGEPLSQPRLWKGEKRVVAVGVLDDLTLTLPKGLPDPERRIHINTPLIAPVAQGDVVGTLEVFDRDQKLATRPLIALHSVEAGNWWTRWTDAVRLLLQKWFEGFGED
- a CDS encoding (R)-3-hydroxydecanoyl-ACP:CoA transacylase; the protein is MRPEIAVLDIQGQFRVYTEFYRAEAAEKTIILVNGSLATTASFAQTLRNLHPHFNVVLYDQPYAGKSKPHNINERPLTKELEGQILLELIDHFNAEHIMSFSWGGAAALVALSHRPKRIEKAVISSFSPVINEHMRDYLERGITHLSVHDRYEVGNLVNSTIGKHLPPLFKRFNHRHVSNLDTHEYDQMHFHINDVLNLDPHNYLSTAKNINVPVLFLNGEWDEYTSAADARLFAPVVQNSSFSTVQSTGHFLDMEHKAACRDSRFALMDFLTPQTPAPSRSTYHFKQVQTVHAFAL